The nucleotide sequence CGCATCAGCGAAAGAATATGGCGGCATTGTCGAGATGGCTGCACAACTACAGCGAGCCCCCCGTACGCTCTACAATAAGCTGGCCGTCCTCCGGCGTCGCCTGATGGAATGCGTACAGCGAAGACTGCAGGAGACTGGACGATGAAGCCCGAACAGCAAAAGCGGCTCATCGAGCTCTTCGCCGCGTGCTCACTGAAGAGAATCCCGGATGACGAGCACCAGGAATTGCAGGACGCGTTGCGTAGCGACCAGGAATCACGTGAGCTTTGGTTTCTCTATCAGGACGTGGAACTGGGGCTGAAACGCTTTACACAGGTCCATGGGACGATCGACGGGCAGCAGAGTGTCTCTCCGTCCAATCACGAAAATACGAGCAGCGGCTTTAACGCGAACGATGGACATTTGCGAACTGCTGATTTTCAAGTATCGCGACTCGGCACGCGTCGTTTGATCTCAAAAACTCTGCTGGTGGCCTGCGTGGGATTGGTCACAATCGCAATCTACATAGGGAGTCATTGGGCCCATCTGGAGCCTGCCGATCGGGGTCGAATTGCGGGGGCATTTCCAGGTTCATTTACGGTCAAATCACCGACCCACAATGCCACGTTCACGGTGCCCAGCGAATCAGGCAAATTGATCGCGCTGCACTTTCTGCTGAAGTCAGAATGCCCCTTTTGCCTGAAGCTGACGCACGACTATTCCCTGCTGGCTCGTTCGGAACAGGACGTCGTTCATCTGTTTGTCAAACCGGACAGCGACGAAGAGATCAGGGAATGGGCCGGAAAAATCAACCTTCAGGACCTCGACGGTCCCCCCGTCATTTACCGAGACCCGGATGCACGACTTGCCGACGAATTTCAGATTCCTGACGGCTACCAGTTTCACGGTCAGTCGATGCACTACCCGGCACTTGTACTGCTCGATCGGTCAGGCCATGAGTTATTCCGCTATGTGGGGAAGGACAATACCGACCGCATGCAGC is from Schlesneria sp. DSM 10557 and encodes:
- a CDS encoding peroxiredoxin family protein; the encoded protein is MKPEQQKRLIELFAACSLKRIPDDEHQELQDALRSDQESRELWFLYQDVELGLKRFTQVHGTIDGQQSVSPSNHENTSSGFNANDGHLRTADFQVSRLGTRRLISKTLLVACVGLVTIAIYIGSHWAHLEPADRGRIAGAFPGSFTVKSPTHNATFTVPSESGKLIALHFLLKSECPFCLKLTHDYSLLARSEQDVVHLFVKPDSDEEIREWAGKINLQDLDGPPVIYRDPDARLADEFQIPDGYQFHGQSMHYPALVLLDRSGHELFRYVGKDNTDRMQPEAFVNRLSMVTGQE